The Streptomyces luteogriseus genome includes a window with the following:
- a CDS encoding serine/threonine-protein kinase: protein MGEVFAGRYELVDPIGRGGVGAVWRAWDHRRRRYVAAKVLLQSDAHSLLRFVREQALRIDHPHVLAPTSWAADDDKVLFTMDLVAGGSLAHLVGDYGPLPPAFVCTLLDQLLAGLAAVHAEDVVHRDVKPANVLLEATGTGRPRLRLSDFGIAMRLGEPRLTETNLVVGTPGYLAPEQMMGAEPDFPADLFAVGLVALYLLEGAKPDSKALIQYFAEHGTPGAPKGIPEPLWQVVAMLLQPDPEARFRTATGARKALAAAAELLPEPGPDDELIEIFDQLGPLPRGFALEGPLERAKGLGPGQGLPDSSGTGERRSRRGDDDGDSSVPGGQRAEPRQQGGPTPTTDPRRTTGPDPALLPSMSDTGSFHLPPPQATVTSAPTPGPTRPAPYQQAPVSPYDPTHRLSPAQPLPPVYAGPPLPPAEQYRTDASTASYTAQSPQAPPAGQTPTRHRAQRRSHAGPPAKVAVPLLLLALACYAVGFWALTRI from the coding sequence ATGGGTGAGGTCTTCGCCGGCCGGTACGAACTGGTCGACCCGATCGGACGCGGAGGGGTCGGCGCCGTCTGGCGCGCCTGGGACCACCGCCGCCGTCGCTACGTGGCCGCCAAGGTCCTGCTCCAGAGCGACGCGCACTCGCTGCTGCGCTTCGTCCGGGAACAGGCCCTGCGGATCGACCACCCCCATGTACTCGCCCCCACCAGCTGGGCCGCCGACGACGACAAGGTCCTGTTCACCATGGATCTGGTCGCGGGGGGCTCCCTGGCCCATCTCGTCGGGGACTACGGTCCCCTCCCGCCGGCCTTCGTCTGCACCCTGCTCGACCAACTGCTGGCGGGCCTGGCCGCGGTGCACGCGGAGGACGTCGTGCACCGTGACGTCAAACCGGCCAACGTGCTGCTGGAGGCCACCGGCACGGGCCGGCCGCGGCTGCGGCTGTCCGACTTCGGCATCGCGATGCGGCTGGGCGAGCCCCGCCTGACGGAGACCAACCTCGTCGTCGGGACGCCCGGGTATCTCGCACCCGAGCAGATGATGGGCGCCGAACCGGACTTCCCCGCCGACCTGTTCGCCGTGGGCCTGGTCGCGCTGTATCTGCTGGAGGGTGCCAAGCCGGACAGCAAGGCGCTCATCCAGTACTTCGCCGAGCACGGGACGCCCGGTGCGCCCAAGGGCATCCCGGAGCCGCTGTGGCAGGTGGTGGCCATGTTGCTCCAGCCGGATCCGGAGGCGCGCTTCCGTACCGCCACGGGTGCACGCAAGGCCCTCGCCGCCGCCGCGGAGCTCCTGCCGGAACCGGGACCGGACGACGAACTGATCGAGATCTTCGACCAACTCGGCCCGCTCCCCAGGGGTTTCGCCCTCGAGGGTCCGCTGGAGAGAGCGAAGGGTCTGGGGCCGGGGCAGGGGCTGCCCGACTCCTCGGGGACCGGCGAGCGGAGGTCCCGGCGGGGAGACGACGACGGTGATTCCTCGGTGCCCGGCGGGCAGCGCGCCGAGCCTCGGCAGCAGGGCGGCCCGACGCCGACGACCGACCCGCGACGCACCACCGGCCCCGACCCTGCCCTGTTGCCCTCGATGTCGGACACCGGCAGCTTCCATCTGCCGCCTCCGCAGGCCACCGTCACCTCGGCACCCACGCCCGGACCGACCCGGCCCGCTCCATACCAGCAGGCCCCCGTCTCCCCCTACGACCCGACGCACCGGCTGTCCCCCGCCCAGCCCCTCCCGCCGGTCTACGCCGGGCCGCCCTTGCCTCCTGCGGAGCAGTACCGCACGGACGCCTCCACGGCCTCGTACACCGCCCAGAGCCCCCAGGCCCCGCCGGCCGGCCAGACGCCGACACGGCACCGGGCACAGCGGCGTTCCCACGCCGGGCCTCCGGCCAAGGTGGCGGTACCGCTGCTGCTCCTCGCGCTGGCCTGCTACGCGGTGGGCTTCTGGGCCCTCACCCGCATCTGA
- a CDS encoding DLW-39 family protein, translated as MKKLLLVALAAIGGLLVYRQIQADRAEQDLWTEATDSVPTGS; from the coding sequence GTGAAGAAGCTTCTCCTGGTCGCACTGGCCGCCATCGGCGGGCTCCTCGTGTACCGCCAGATCCAGGCGGATCGCGCCGAGCAGGATCTGTGGACGGAGGCGACTGACTCCGTGCCCACGGGTTCGTGA